From a single Brassica napus cultivar Da-Ae chromosome C9, Da-Ae, whole genome shotgun sequence genomic region:
- the LOC125592551 gene encoding uncharacterized protein LOC125592551, whose protein sequence is MHCPRLSLPRQGPHAKGVDDSMWGECRAGACYNCGERGHMARECLKERQAPRRRCHRCGQEGHQSWECPTLQRGNVGGTQPQQQRGQAAGPRAYAVEGREGAEPIAGSVAVGGVTTFTLFDTGATHSFVSPRLTREWNFKGNFNTMVTGVETAGIEKIATKGRYEEVPVILAGVNLPGDLLELELGRYEVILGMDWLAQHRAVVECAKACVRIPLDGSL, encoded by the coding sequence ATGCACTGCCCGCGGCTGAGCCTGCCCCGTCAAGGCCCCCATGCGAAAGGTGTGGACGATTCCATGTGGGGGGAGTGCAGGGCAGGAGCATGCTACAACTGCGGCGAGCGCGGCCATATGGCGAGGGAATGCCTGAAGGAGAGACAGGCCCCACGCAGGCGCTGTCACCGCTGCGGCCAGGAGGGACATCAGTCGTGGGAGTGCCCAACACTCCAAAGAGGGAATGTGGGAGGGACGCAACCCCAACAGCAGAGAGGACAAGCCGCAGGGCCAAGAGCGTACGCCGTCGAGGGTCGCGAAGGAGCCGAACCAATCGCGGGGTCTGTCGCGGTCGGAGGAGTGACAACGTTCACTCTCTTCGACACCGGGGCAACTCACAGTTTTGTAAGCCCTAGACTTACGCGTGAGTGGAACTTTAaggggaacttcaacaccatgGTGACGGGAGTCGAGACTGCAGGAATAGAGAAAATAGCCACGAAGGGAAGATATGAAGAGGTACCGGTGATCCTCGCAGGAGTGAATTTACCCGGAGACCTGCTGGAATTAGAACTGGGGCGTTACGAGGTGATATTGGGAATGGATTGGCTAGCACAGCACAGAGCCGTAGTCGAGTGTGCCAAAGCGTGCGTTAGGATTCCGCTTGATGGGAGCCTTTGA